The following are encoded in a window of Solibacillus sp. FSL R7-0668 genomic DNA:
- a CDS encoding O-acetylhomoserine aminocarboxypropyltransferase/cysteine synthase family protein, whose protein sequence is MTNLRPETLLLHGGQKPDPVTGAIAVPIYRSTAYAFKDTAHAQRLFALEEPGNIYSRIMNPTVGAFEERVALLEGGTAAVALSSGAAAVAFSILNLAGAGDEIVAAGSLYGGTYNLFATTLPRYGITVKFVDESDPENFRAAITDKTKAVYAEIIGNPSLKVLDIEAVANIAHDNGLPLLIDSTFASPYGSNPIEFGADVVIHSATKWIGGHGTTIGGVVVDAGKFDWTQGKHPGYTEPDASYHGIRYGIDTRAAAFATKLRVQLLRDFGPTLSADAAFNFLQGLETLHLRIVRHNENTQKVAEYLKNHPFVEYVNYNGFEDFATHDLAKKYLKNGFGSIITFGIKGGREAGRQVIDNVQLFSHVANVGDARSLIIHPASTTHQQLSVEELKIAGVSEELIRLSIGLEAAEDIIADLEQALAKVATAINA, encoded by the coding sequence ATGACAAACTTACGACCAGAAACATTATTACTACATGGAGGTCAAAAGCCAGATCCAGTAACAGGTGCGATTGCTGTCCCGATTTACCGCTCGACGGCTTATGCATTTAAGGACACTGCTCATGCGCAACGTCTTTTTGCATTAGAAGAGCCGGGGAATATTTATTCACGCATTATGAACCCAACTGTAGGTGCTTTTGAAGAGCGCGTGGCGTTATTAGAAGGCGGAACAGCGGCAGTAGCACTTTCATCTGGTGCAGCGGCAGTAGCGTTTTCAATCTTAAACTTAGCGGGCGCGGGCGATGAAATCGTGGCAGCGGGTTCACTTTATGGTGGTACGTATAATTTATTTGCGACAACATTACCTCGCTACGGTATTACAGTGAAATTTGTGGATGAATCCGATCCAGAAAACTTCCGTGCAGCGATTACTGACAAGACAAAAGCAGTATACGCAGAAATTATTGGTAACCCGAGCTTAAAGGTATTAGATATTGAAGCGGTAGCAAATATCGCGCATGATAACGGTCTACCATTATTAATCGATAGCACATTTGCTTCGCCATATGGTAGTAACCCAATTGAGTTTGGCGCGGATGTTGTCATTCACTCTGCAACAAAATGGATTGGCGGTCACGGTACTACAATTGGTGGTGTCGTAGTAGATGCCGGTAAATTTGATTGGACACAGGGCAAGCACCCAGGCTATACAGAGCCAGACGCTTCTTATCACGGAATTCGTTATGGAATTGACACTCGTGCTGCAGCATTTGCCACAAAGCTTCGTGTACAATTACTACGCGATTTTGGTCCGACTTTATCAGCAGACGCAGCATTTAACTTCTTACAAGGGCTAGAAACGCTTCATTTGCGTATTGTCCGTCATAATGAAAACACACAAAAAGTAGCCGAGTATTTAAAAAACCACCCATTCGTGGAATACGTCAACTACAATGGCTTTGAAGATTTTGCTACACATGACTTAGCGAAAAAGTATTTAAAAAATGGCTTCGGCTCAATCATTACATTCGGTATTAAAGGTGGACGTGAAGCAGGGCGTCAAGTCATTGATAATGTGCAATTATTCTCACACGTAGCAAACGTAGGGGATGCGCGTTCGTTAATTATTCACCCAGCAAGTACAACACACCAACAGCTATCTGTGGAAGAATTGAAAATTGCAGGCGTATCAGAGGAGCTCATTCGCTTATCGATCGGCCTAGAAGCAGCAGAAGATATTATTGCAGATTTAGAACAAGCATTAGCTAAGGTAGCAACAGCTATAAACGCTTAA
- a CDS encoding homoserine dehydrogenase: MATIKAAILGFGTVGQGIYHILNEKRQELREKLGVELEVAKILVTDASRERVPGTKHLMTESMDEVLAEKGLQVVFEAIVNEEPAFGYLKRAVEAKCHVITANKVMFAKRGEELEALAKANGVFVGFEASVAGGVPIIKTMKNILLVNDVSRVQGILNGTTNYILTKMRAEGWSFEQALQEAQRLGYAEADPFNDVSGQDAFKKLMILSSLAFGEQPNWSDVEVIGIDTISSEQVADATAKGLRYRHVAEVEKLTDGTIQAKVAPLLVDKDHPLYPVDDVFNAVAMETNYIGTLSITGPGAGMYPTASVMVEDYAEIIGKRAGFTVTI; the protein is encoded by the coding sequence ATGGCAACAATCAAGGCAGCCATTTTAGGATTTGGCACAGTAGGTCAGGGGATTTACCATATTTTAAATGAGAAGAGGCAGGAGCTCCGCGAAAAGTTAGGCGTTGAGCTAGAGGTCGCAAAGATTTTGGTAACAGATGCGAGCCGTGAGCGTGTACCGGGCACAAAGCATTTAATGACAGAGTCAATGGACGAGGTTTTAGCAGAGAAGGGCCTACAAGTCGTGTTTGAGGCGATCGTCAATGAAGAGCCAGCATTTGGCTATTTAAAACGTGCGGTGGAAGCAAAATGCCACGTGATAACAGCAAACAAAGTAATGTTTGCGAAGCGTGGAGAAGAATTAGAGGCTTTAGCAAAGGCAAACGGTGTGTTCGTAGGGTTCGAAGCATCCGTAGCTGGCGGTGTGCCGATCATTAAAACAATGAAAAATATTTTACTTGTTAATGATGTGAGTCGCGTACAAGGTATTTTAAACGGAACGACAAATTATATTCTTACAAAAATGCGTGCAGAGGGCTGGAGCTTTGAGCAGGCATTACAGGAGGCACAGCGCTTAGGCTATGCAGAGGCGGACCCATTCAATGATGTGTCAGGTCAGGATGCCTTTAAAAAATTGATGATTTTATCGAGCCTAGCATTTGGTGAGCAGCCAAATTGGTCAGATGTAGAAGTCATTGGAATTGATACAATTTCTTCAGAGCAAGTGGCAGACGCAACGGCAAAAGGCTTACGCTATCGCCATGTTGCTGAAGTAGAAAAGTTAACAGATGGCACAATTCAAGCAAAAGTTGCACCATTATTAGTGGATAAAGATCATCCGCTTTATCCGGTTGATGATGTGTTCAATGCGGTTGCGATGGAAACAAATTATATCGGGACACTGTCGATTACGGGACCGGGTGCAGGAATGTATCCAACAGCGAGTGTGATGGTAGAGGACTACGCAGAAATCATCGGAAAGCGTGCGGGATTTACAGTGACAATCTAA
- a CDS encoding DNA-binding protein, producing MFKSIEETAKDIGMPEHQIIKYIYEGRIKAVHDGESFLINSAQFDTYHEQLERIKEEIEIWRNTPIPEDMDVKDED from the coding sequence ATGTTTAAATCAATTGAAGAAACAGCTAAGGATATCGGTATGCCCGAGCATCAAATTATAAAATACATTTATGAGGGGCGTATTAAAGCTGTTCATGATGGGGAGAGCTTTTTAATTAATAGCGCGCAGTTTGACACCTACCACGAACAATTAGAACGCATTAAAGAGGAAATCGAAATCTGGCGCAACACACCGATTCCTGAGGATATGGACGTGAAGGACGAGGATTAA
- a CDS encoding response regulator transcription factor encodes MSQLTVLVTDDDKDIRDGIEIYLKNEGYHVLKAADGLEAIELLEKNEVHLIILDIMMPKMDGITATFKIRAERNIPIIMLSAKAEQTDKIHGLSVGADDYITKPFHPLELMARVKSQLRRYVNLGNFGDAAQVDGLELDVAAREVRVDGEPVKLTPTEYKITELLLKNAGRVFSIGEIYELVWNEPAYNAENIVAVHIRKIREKIEADPKNPRYLKVVWGLGYKIEK; translated from the coding sequence ATGAGTCAGCTGACAGTGTTAGTAACGGATGATGATAAAGACATTCGTGATGGTATTGAAATTTATTTGAAAAATGAAGGGTATCATGTATTGAAAGCAGCGGATGGGCTTGAAGCGATCGAGCTGTTAGAGAAAAACGAAGTACATTTAATTATTTTAGATATTATGATGCCGAAAATGGACGGCATTACGGCAACCTTTAAAATTCGAGCAGAGCGCAATATTCCCATTATTATGCTGAGTGCAAAGGCCGAGCAAACGGACAAGATTCATGGCCTTTCTGTTGGGGCGGATGATTATATTACAAAACCATTCCACCCATTAGAGCTGATGGCACGCGTCAAATCGCAGTTGCGCCGCTATGTCAATTTGGGGAATTTTGGGGATGCAGCGCAAGTGGATGGGCTAGAGCTTGATGTAGCTGCGCGTGAAGTACGGGTGGACGGTGAGCCTGTGAAATTAACGCCAACCGAATATAAAATTACCGAGCTGTTACTAAAAAATGCTGGACGTGTCTTTTCCATCGGTGAGATTTACGAGCTTGTGTGGAATGAGCCAGCGTATAATGCCGAAAATATTGTGGCTGTCCATATCCGAAAAATCCGAGAAAAAATTGAAGCCGATCCGAAAAATCCACGCTATTTAAAAGTTGTGTGGGGCTTAGGTTATAAAATTGAAAAATAA
- a CDS encoding HAMP domain-containing sensor histidine kinase — protein MKNKKTHLQLFLMFVVVFAIMVVFVQGNRYFGKNYFESNSFDSEAEQFALAVARYEINPLTKEDFSEVLEVTKDEIQRYRLYYGTLAEQIQNIKDQYADDINNAQDEDVLQALKNERDAKVADIQKNFADDAYVADKIKVIKENVVNEILEDEKQKEQAFFAENKQFAYELKDNQSELTFKKGDVNAAKVFEESINNNDFGTHTKSVNLYEYEQAGYLDKTYTIEKDYSTISGTVTIPKSMLSKTEFGHDLQAFTTAKYIYYSFILAGIVSLILLLKVFPFRPEEMNIQSMLRDEINRLPIDLNAFIVGFVAYLTLRIIGNMTYVGQSIAYYFQGQNYYMNFIENLFSMVVACAMFVLSVHLLVWIWARMKAYKTDDKIWENTFLSKLVKTCIAVFENRSMGIQSLILLLVIFLGGFGVPVVMMTGSFGVLLFYMFLFAVFFIPALYIFLRRIGYLNRIMKHTDDMAHGRLTEDLKVKGKSPLAKHAQNLNGLREGVRTSLNEQAKSERLKTELITNVSHDLRTPLTSIITYTDLLKNPDITEEERKKYIDILDAKSGRLKTLIEDLFEVSKMASGNIEISKQRVDLVQLLQQAVGEHEEDFVKANLDMRVTISEQPIFAYVDGQKWWRVIDNLIVNARKYSLEGTRVYVNLKVNNGNAELTVKNVAKYELNEDAGELIERFKRSDTSRHTEGSGLGLAIAQSIVDLHGGQLDIAVDGDLFKVTVFVRAER, from the coding sequence ATGAAAAACAAAAAAACCCATCTCCAACTTTTTCTTATGTTTGTTGTGGTGTTTGCGATTATGGTTGTCTTCGTACAAGGGAATCGCTATTTTGGAAAAAACTATTTCGAGTCCAATTCATTCGATTCGGAAGCAGAGCAATTTGCGTTAGCTGTTGCGCGCTATGAAATAAACCCGTTAACAAAAGAAGATTTTTCGGAGGTTTTAGAGGTAACAAAAGATGAAATCCAGCGTTATCGTTTGTATTACGGTACTTTAGCAGAGCAAATTCAAAATATTAAAGACCAATATGCGGATGATATTAATAACGCACAGGATGAGGATGTACTACAGGCATTAAAAAATGAACGTGACGCAAAGGTGGCAGATATTCAAAAAAACTTTGCAGATGATGCCTATGTAGCGGATAAAATTAAAGTCATAAAAGAAAATGTCGTCAATGAAATTTTAGAAGACGAAAAGCAAAAGGAACAGGCATTCTTTGCTGAGAACAAGCAATTTGCCTATGAGTTAAAGGATAATCAATCTGAGTTAACATTCAAAAAAGGGGATGTTAATGCCGCAAAAGTCTTTGAGGAATCCATTAACAATAATGATTTCGGTACACATACGAAATCGGTTAATTTATACGAATATGAGCAAGCCGGTTATTTAGATAAAACGTATACCATTGAAAAAGACTATTCGACCATTTCAGGGACGGTGACGATTCCTAAATCCATGCTGTCAAAAACAGAATTTGGTCATGATTTGCAGGCATTTACAACGGCGAAATATATTTACTATAGCTTTATCCTTGCAGGTATTGTGAGTTTGATCCTGTTACTAAAGGTTTTTCCATTCCGTCCAGAAGAAATGAACATTCAGAGTATGCTACGCGATGAAATAAATCGCTTACCAATCGATCTAAATGCATTCATTGTCGGGTTCGTGGCCTATCTTACATTAAGGATTATAGGCAACATGACGTATGTTGGGCAATCTATTGCGTATTATTTCCAAGGTCAAAATTATTATATGAACTTTATTGAAAATCTATTTAGCATGGTTGTAGCCTGCGCGATGTTTGTATTAAGTGTTCACCTGCTCGTTTGGATATGGGCACGTATGAAAGCATATAAAACGGATGATAAAATATGGGAAAATACATTCCTATCAAAGCTTGTGAAGACCTGTATCGCGGTGTTTGAAAACCGTTCGATGGGCATACAATCCCTTATTTTATTACTGGTGATTTTCCTTGGGGGCTTTGGTGTACCGGTCGTTATGATGACGGGGTCGTTTGGTGTTTTACTATTTTATATGTTCCTATTTGCTGTATTCTTCATTCCGGCGCTGTATATTTTCTTGCGTCGTATTGGCTACTTAAACCGCATTATGAAGCATACGGACGATATGGCGCATGGTCGCTTAACAGAGGATTTGAAGGTCAAAGGGAAATCACCATTAGCGAAGCATGCACAGAACTTGAATGGTCTACGTGAAGGGGTTCGCACAAGCTTAAATGAGCAAGCAAAGAGTGAACGCTTAAAAACGGAGCTCATTACGAATGTTAGTCATGATTTACGCACACCGTTAACATCGATTATTACGTACACAGATCTCCTGAAAAATCCAGATATTACAGAGGAAGAGCGTAAAAAATATATTGATATACTAGATGCAAAATCAGGTCGCTTAAAAACATTAATTGAAGATTTATTTGAAGTGTCGAAGATGGCAAGTGGCAATATTGAAATTTCGAAGCAACGTGTTGATCTTGTTCAGCTATTGCAGCAGGCTGTGGGCGAGCATGAAGAGGACTTTGTGAAAGCAAATTTAGATATGCGTGTTACCATTAGTGAACAACCGATTTTTGCTTACGTGGATGGGCAAAAATGGTGGCGTGTTATTGATAATTTAATCGTCAATGCCCGCAAGTATTCATTAGAAGGTACGCGTGTCTATGTGAACTTAAAAGTGAATAATGGCAATGCCGAGTTAACTGTAAAAAATGTGGCGAAATACGAGCTAAATGAAGATGCAGGGGAATTAATCGAGCGCTTTAAACGTTCTGATACATCGCGCCATACAGAGGGCTCTGGTTTGGGGTTAGCCATTGCCCAATCAATTGTTGATCTACATGGCGGTCAATTAGATATTGCTGTGGATGGTGATTTATTTAAAGTTACAGTATTTGTACGCGCGGAGAGATAG
- a CDS encoding metallophosphoesterase: MRVVVGIMAIAIYSGITIYLGWNMRAWLLSMQAYRWPYLFWGVLFVIAFGYLIGKMHKVLTPFSVLGSYWMFVLQYGLMLCILGNLIVLLTPLSVKVVGTGVIGILLVLLIAGTYFAYTPVVRHATIEMKKPGEDMRVVVGSDFHLGLLAGKGHLAKFVALSNEQQPDLVLLAGDIVDDSPQRFIDKGMGDVMKNLQSTYGVYGVLGNHEYYGKEIPAFKKAMQEAHVQILMDETILVANRLYLTGREDVTNKQRLPIRALQPDEKELPWLMMNHTPNDLDEPANAGVDLHISGHTHKGQMWPNHYITQKVFELDYGYRQKGAMHALVSSGFGFWGPPTRIGSQSELWVIDITFGK, encoded by the coding sequence ATGCGGGTAGTAGTTGGCATCATGGCGATAGCAATCTATAGTGGTATCACGATCTATCTTGGCTGGAATATGCGCGCGTGGCTTTTATCGATGCAGGCATATCGTTGGCCGTATTTATTTTGGGGCGTATTATTTGTCATTGCTTTTGGCTATTTGATTGGAAAAATGCATAAAGTGTTAACACCGTTTAGTGTGCTCGGAAGCTACTGGATGTTCGTTTTACAATATGGGCTGATGCTCTGTATTTTGGGCAACCTCATTGTTTTATTGACACCCCTTTCTGTAAAGGTCGTGGGCACGGGTGTTATTGGGATCCTGCTTGTCCTCTTGATAGCGGGTACTTATTTTGCCTATACACCAGTCGTGCGTCATGCGACAATAGAAATGAAGAAGCCGGGGGAAGATATGCGTGTTGTAGTGGGGTCGGATTTTCATTTGGGCTTGCTAGCTGGGAAGGGACATTTAGCAAAATTTGTAGCATTATCGAATGAACAGCAGCCGGATTTGGTGTTACTCGCAGGGGATATTGTCGATGATAGCCCGCAGCGTTTTATTGATAAAGGTATGGGAGATGTCATGAAAAATTTGCAGTCTACATATGGTGTTTATGGCGTGCTCGGCAATCATGAGTACTACGGCAAAGAAATTCCAGCATTTAAGAAGGCAATGCAAGAGGCGCATGTGCAAATTTTGATGGATGAAACTATTTTGGTTGCAAACCGTTTGTATTTAACAGGAAGAGAAGACGTAACAAATAAACAGCGCTTGCCAATCCGTGCTTTGCAACCGGACGAAAAAGAGTTACCATGGCTTATGATGAATCATACACCAAATGATTTGGATGAACCGGCGAATGCGGGAGTAGATCTCCATATATCAGGTCATACGCATAAAGGGCAAATGTGGCCCAATCATTATATTACGCAAAAGGTATTTGAGCTCGATTATGGCTATCGTCAAAAGGGAGCGATGCATGCACTTGTATCCAGTGGCTTTGGTTTTTGGGGGCCACCCACGCGCATTGGGAGTCAATCTGAATTGTGGGTAATTGATATAACATTTGGTAAGTAA
- a CDS encoding undecaprenyl-diphosphate phosphatase: protein MEWFELLKALILGFVEGMTEFAPVSSTGHMIIVDDMWLQTKEFLGSGSANTFKIVIQLGSILAVVVVMWKRILSIVGLYKMEGQQSQRFNLGHVIVGIIPAGVFGVLFEDFIDENLFSINTVIVGLIIGAIFMIIADKFGPKRPAITSLDEISYSKALKIGLIQCLSLWPGFSRSGSTISGGVLLGLDHKTAADFTFIMAVPIMAGASGLSLVKNWDQINIDHLSFYVVGFVSAFIFALLSIKFFLKLISKVKLMPFAIYRIVLALVLIFVIFV, encoded by the coding sequence ATGGAGTGGTTTGAGTTATTAAAGGCGTTAATATTAGGGTTTGTAGAGGGGATGACAGAATTTGCCCCGGTATCGTCTACAGGACATATGATTATTGTAGATGATATGTGGCTGCAAACGAAGGAATTTCTAGGCTCGGGCTCGGCGAATACATTTAAAATTGTCATTCAGCTCGGTTCGATTTTAGCAGTTGTTGTCGTCATGTGGAAACGTATTTTAAGTATCGTAGGCTTGTATAAAATGGAAGGCCAACAATCGCAGCGCTTTAATTTAGGGCATGTAATCGTGGGGATTATTCCTGCAGGTGTGTTCGGTGTTCTGTTTGAAGATTTTATCGATGAAAATTTATTTAGTATTAATACGGTTATTGTTGGTTTGATTATCGGGGCGATTTTTATGATTATTGCCGACAAGTTTGGACCTAAGAGACCAGCGATTACATCATTGGATGAAATTTCATATAGTAAAGCATTAAAAATCGGCTTGATTCAATGTTTATCATTATGGCCAGGCTTTTCACGTTCGGGCTCAACGATTTCGGGTGGTGTTTTATTAGGGTTAGACCATAAAACGGCGGCTGACTTTACATTTATTATGGCAGTACCGATTATGGCAGGGGCAAGTGGCTTATCGCTGGTGAAGAACTGGGATCAAATCAATATCGATCACCTATCATTCTATGTAGTGGGCTTTGTTAGTGCCTTTATCTTTGCATTATTGTCAATTAAATTCTTCTTGAAATTAATTTCAAAAGTAAAGCTAATGCCATTTGCCATTTATCGAATTGTACTTGCTTTAGTGTTGATTTTCGTTATATTTGTATAA
- a CDS encoding globin-coupled sensor protein produces the protein MFSFKKKSTVAKLEKVDFQNVGIFITNPDRLAQMQIIGLNMEDLKLLRTIKPFVEVRILEVVQAFYSTIEAVPQFKDIITKNSTSERLRQTLRHHIVEMLEGRIDDKYLENRRKVSLMHVRIGLSTKWYLASFQKLEASLRQIVYSLDVESEQKQKMIDAIGRACNFEQQLVLEEYELVSAGIQQQQQEQIKQEVKSIVGTISQDLERQSRDTNETVLTMMEHTKAVDQYVHNSIEAATDTKMASKEGYEQMVLMTKQSNEINEKTVEMSRMVEALNNSSTEIYAVIEIVKGIAGQTNLLALNSAIEAARAGEHGKGFAVVADEVRKLADQTKTSVEQIAGLIAVSGNVTNEVIEAIHHIQELVQNGISQNEHSIRAFDKITTAVDGTIDDFEHVGKQVRELKHVVETIGESTKSLEYAASKLEETIQTF, from the coding sequence GTGTTTTCTTTTAAAAAAAAGTCGACTGTTGCTAAGTTGGAAAAAGTAGATTTTCAAAATGTAGGCATCTTTATTACGAATCCAGATCGACTTGCACAAATGCAAATTATTGGATTAAATATGGAGGATTTGAAATTATTAAGAACGATTAAACCATTTGTCGAAGTGCGGATTTTAGAGGTGGTACAGGCATTTTATTCGACAATCGAAGCAGTTCCTCAGTTTAAAGACATTATTACTAAAAATAGTACATCTGAACGTTTACGCCAAACGCTGCGTCACCATATTGTTGAAATGCTGGAGGGCAGAATTGATGATAAGTACTTAGAAAATCGACGTAAAGTATCACTTATGCATGTGCGAATTGGGCTTTCGACAAAGTGGTATTTAGCCTCTTTTCAAAAGCTAGAGGCCAGCTTACGTCAAATTGTCTATTCACTTGATGTGGAATCTGAGCAAAAGCAAAAAATGATTGATGCCATTGGGCGCGCCTGTAATTTTGAGCAGCAGCTCGTATTGGAAGAATATGAACTTGTTTCAGCCGGGATTCAACAGCAGCAACAAGAACAAATTAAACAAGAAGTGAAATCGATAGTCGGTACTATTTCACAGGATTTAGAGCGTCAATCCCGCGATACGAATGAGACCGTATTGACCATGATGGAGCATACGAAAGCAGTGGATCAATATGTACATAACAGTATCGAGGCTGCAACGGATACGAAAATGGCTTCCAAAGAGGGCTATGAGCAGATGGTACTAATGACGAAGCAATCGAATGAAATTAATGAAAAAACGGTCGAAATGTCGCGCATGGTGGAGGCGTTGAACAATTCTTCGACAGAAATTTATGCAGTTATTGAAATTGTGAAGGGGATTGCGGGTCAAACGAATTTACTCGCATTGAATTCGGCCATTGAAGCAGCACGTGCAGGCGAGCATGGGAAGGGCTTTGCAGTTGTTGCCGATGAGGTACGGAAGCTAGCGGATCAAACGAAAACATCTGTAGAGCAAATTGCGGGGTTAATTGCCGTTTCGGGAAATGTGACCAATGAAGTGATTGAAGCCATTCACCATATTCAAGAGCTTGTACAAAACGGCATTTCACAAAATGAGCACTCCATCCGTGCGTTCGACAAAATTACTACGGCAGTCGATGGAACGATAGATGACTTCGAACATGTCGGTAAGCAAGTACGTGAGCTGAAGCATGTCGTTGAAACCATTGGCGAATCGACCAAATCGCTTGAGTATGCAGCCAGTAAGCTAGAGGAAACGATTCAAACATTTTAA
- a CDS encoding TIGR00266 family protein, producing MKNHEIDYVLHGDDMQFVEVELDPQETVIAEAGSLMMMDDRIRMETVFGDASSNQGSGIMGKLLGAGKRLITGESLFMTTFTNEGHDKRKVYFAAPYPGKIIPMDLSKLNGKIICQKDAFLAAAKGVSVGIELQKKLGTGFFGGEGFIMQKLEGDGMAFVHAGGTIYERQLQPGETLRIDTGCLVAMTQDVHYNIEMVSGVKTALFGGEGLFFATLSGPGTVWVQSLPFSRLASRVFAAAPVSQGGGGQNSGEGGIGGLFDMFNK from the coding sequence ATGAAAAATCATGAAATCGATTATGTATTGCACGGAGATGACATGCAGTTCGTTGAAGTAGAATTAGACCCGCAGGAAACGGTAATTGCTGAGGCCGGGAGCTTAATGATGATGGACGACCGCATTCGCATGGAAACGGTCTTTGGAGACGCATCGAGCAACCAAGGCTCTGGCATTATGGGAAAATTACTCGGTGCAGGTAAACGTCTTATTACAGGCGAAAGCTTATTTATGACAACCTTTACAAACGAAGGGCACGACAAGCGAAAAGTTTATTTTGCAGCGCCTTATCCAGGTAAAATCATTCCAATGGATTTAAGTAAGCTCAACGGCAAAATCATCTGTCAAAAGGATGCCTTTTTAGCAGCAGCAAAGGGTGTTTCTGTCGGCATCGAGCTGCAGAAAAAACTAGGCACAGGATTCTTTGGTGGTGAAGGATTCATCATGCAAAAGCTTGAAGGTGATGGGATGGCTTTCGTGCACGCTGGTGGTACCATTTATGAACGCCAATTACAGCCAGGCGAAACATTACGTATCGATACGGGCTGCTTAGTCGCCATGACGCAGGATGTTCATTATAATATCGAAATGGTTAGCGGCGTTAAAACAGCGCTATTTGGCGGTGAGGGCTTATTCTTCGCTACATTATCTGGTCCAGGAACGGTTTGGGTACAGTCATTACCATTTAGCCGTCTAGCAAGCCGTGTATTCGCAGCAGCTCCGGTTTCCCAAGGCGGTGGCGGTCAAAACTCAGGTGAAGGCGGTATTGGCGGACTGTTCGATATGTTCAATAAATAA